In Hydrogenovibrio thermophilus, the following are encoded in one genomic region:
- a CDS encoding MerR family transcriptional regulator — protein MVKPKSTDKPKQLEIDLPDKKYFTIGEVSEFCQLKSHVLRYWEQVFPQLQPSKRRGRRYYQRRDVEMVIEIKSLLHEQGFTIPGAKARLSKSDVLEADLKGEAENAMGLLQQMRSELKEFQRYLSQRY, from the coding sequence ATGGTAAAGCCTAAATCGACGGACAAACCGAAGCAACTGGAAATCGATTTACCCGATAAGAAGTACTTCACCATCGGGGAAGTCAGTGAGTTCTGCCAGTTGAAATCGCATGTTTTGCGTTATTGGGAGCAGGTGTTTCCACAGCTGCAACCCAGCAAACGCCGTGGTCGGCGTTATTATCAACGACGCGATGTCGAAATGGTCATTGAAATCAAATCGTTGCTACACGAGCAGGGATTTACCATTCCGGGCGCCAAGGCCCGATTAAGCAAATCCGATGTGTTGGAAGCCGACTTGAAAGGGGAAGCGGAGAATGCGATGGGGTTGCTTCAACAGATGCGTTCGGAATTGAAAGAATTCCAACGCTACCTCAGCCAGCGCTATTAA